One genomic segment of Pseudomonas chlororaphis subsp. aurantiaca includes these proteins:
- the hutG gene encoding N-formylglutamate deformylase, whose product MDKVLNFKQGRVPLLISMPHAGLRLTPAVEAGLIPEAQSLPDTDWHIPRLYAFAEELGASTLAAEYSRFVIDLNRPSDDKPLYAGATTGLYPATLFDGVPLFREGLEPSKQERATYLEKVWTPYHSTLQQELARLKAEFGYALLFDAHSIRSLIPHLFEGKLPDFNLGTFNGASCDAELASQLEAICARHADYSHVLNGRFKGGHITRHYGNPAENIHAVQLELAQSTYMEEFEPFRYRDDLAAPTQVVLKQLLQGLLAWGQKRYGC is encoded by the coding sequence GTGGATAAGGTTCTGAACTTCAAACAAGGCCGGGTACCGCTGCTGATCAGCATGCCCCACGCCGGCCTGCGCCTGACGCCAGCGGTCGAGGCCGGGCTGATCCCCGAGGCGCAAAGCCTGCCGGATACCGACTGGCACATCCCGCGGCTCTACGCGTTCGCCGAGGAGCTGGGCGCCAGCACCCTGGCGGCCGAGTATTCGCGTTTCGTCATCGACCTCAATCGCCCGTCCGACGACAAGCCTTTATATGCCGGCGCCACCACCGGGTTGTACCCGGCCACGCTGTTCGATGGCGTGCCGTTGTTCCGTGAGGGGCTGGAGCCGTCGAAGCAGGAGCGGGCCACTTACCTGGAGAAGGTCTGGACGCCTTATCACAGCACCCTGCAGCAGGAGCTGGCGCGGCTGAAGGCCGAGTTCGGGTATGCCTTGCTGTTCGATGCGCACTCGATCCGCTCGCTGATCCCGCATCTGTTCGAAGGCAAGCTGCCGGACTTCAACCTCGGCACCTTCAACGGCGCCAGTTGCGATGCCGAACTGGCCAGCCAGCTGGAAGCGATCTGCGCCCGTCACGCCGACTACAGCCATGTGCTCAACGGCCGTTTCAAGGGCGGCCATATCACGCGGCACTACGGCAACCCGGCGGAGAACATCCACGCCGTGCAACTGGAGCTGGCGCAGAGCACCTACATGGAAGAGTTCGAGCCGTTCCGCTACCGCGACGATCTGGCGGCGCCGACCCAGGTGGTGCTCAAGCAGCTGCTGCAAGGGCTGCTGGCCTGGGGGCAGAAGCGCTACGGGTGCTGA
- the hutH gene encoding histidine ammonia-lyase: protein MSQAEKIVIADARLRWQDVVAVARHGAQLELSAQAWARIENAQAIVQRIVASGERAYGINTGLGALCNVSLQDEQLSQLSRNTLLSHACGVGAPLADEQTRAIICAAIVNYSHGKSGLHRRVVEALLALLNRGITPQVPSQGSVGYLTHMAHISIALLGVGQVSYRGQVVSAEQALAAEGLQPVQLGAKDGLCLVNGTPCMTGLSCLALADATRLLQWADVIGAMSFEAQRGQIAAFDAEIIALKPHPGMQQVGINLRALLDGSEVIAASKGIRTQDALSIRSIPQVHGAARDQLAHATQQVETELNSVTDNPMVLGTPDNYRVMSQANPHGQSVALAADLLAIAMAEIGSIAERRLDRLINPHVSGLPAFLVSNPGVNSGMMIVQYVAASLCAENRQLAQPAVLDNYVTSGLQEDHLSLGTNAALKLSRVLENCTQILAIEYLLAAQAFEFLKEQRFGAGTDAAWKLLRQRVAAYDQDRWLAPDIASTAALLKAPALLQEVLPGVC, encoded by the coding sequence ATGTCGCAGGCTGAAAAAATCGTTATCGCCGACGCCCGGTTGCGTTGGCAGGATGTGGTCGCCGTAGCCCGGCATGGCGCGCAGCTCGAGCTGTCGGCCCAGGCCTGGGCGCGCATCGAGAATGCCCAGGCCATCGTCCAGCGCATCGTCGCCAGCGGCGAACGCGCCTATGGCATCAATACCGGCCTGGGCGCGCTGTGCAACGTTTCGCTGCAGGACGAACAGCTCAGCCAGCTGTCGCGCAACACCTTGCTCAGCCATGCCTGTGGCGTGGGTGCGCCGCTGGCCGACGAGCAGACCCGGGCGATCATCTGCGCTGCCATCGTCAACTACAGCCACGGCAAGTCCGGCCTGCATCGCCGGGTGGTCGAGGCGCTGCTGGCCCTGCTCAATCGCGGTATCACCCCGCAGGTGCCGTCCCAGGGTTCGGTGGGTTATTTGACCCACATGGCCCATATCAGCATCGCCTTGCTCGGTGTCGGCCAGGTCAGCTATCGCGGGCAGGTCGTATCGGCCGAGCAGGCGCTGGCGGCGGAAGGCCTGCAGCCGGTGCAACTGGGGGCCAAGGACGGTCTGTGCCTGGTCAACGGTACGCCGTGCATGACCGGCCTGAGCTGCCTGGCCCTGGCCGATGCCACGCGCCTGCTGCAATGGGCCGACGTGATCGGCGCCATGAGCTTCGAGGCGCAGCGCGGGCAGATCGCTGCGTTCGATGCCGAGATCATCGCGCTCAAGCCGCACCCGGGCATGCAGCAGGTCGGCATCAACCTGCGCGCCTTGCTCGACGGCAGCGAAGTGATTGCCGCCAGCAAAGGCATCCGCACCCAGGATGCCCTGAGTATCCGCTCCATCCCGCAGGTTCACGGCGCCGCCCGCGATCAGTTGGCGCACGCGACGCAACAGGTCGAAACCGAACTCAACTCCGTCACCGATAACCCGATGGTGCTGGGCACTCCGGACAACTACCGGGTGATGTCCCAGGCCAACCCCCACGGCCAGTCGGTGGCGTTGGCGGCGGACCTGCTGGCGATCGCCATGGCCGAGATCGGCTCGATCGCCGAGCGGCGCCTGGATCGCTTGATCAACCCCCATGTCAGCGGTTTGCCGGCGTTCCTGGTGAGCAACCCCGGGGTCAACTCCGGAATGATGATCGTCCAGTACGTCGCTGCCTCGCTGTGCGCGGAGAACCGCCAGCTGGCGCAACCGGCGGTGCTGGACAACTACGTCACCTCCGGCCTGCAGGAAGACCACCTGAGCCTGGGCACCAATGCCGCGCTGAAGCTTTCCCGCGTGCTGGAAAACTGCACCCAGATCCTCGCCATCGAATACCTGCTGGCGGCCCAGGCCTTCGAGTTTCTCAAGGAACAGCGTTTCGGTGCCGGCACCGATGCGGCCTGGAAGCTGCTGCGCCAGCGGGTTGCGGCCTATGACCAGGACCGCTGGCTGGCCCCGGACATCGCCAGCACGGCGGCGCTGCTCAAGGCTCCAGCCTTGCTGCAGGAGGTTTTACCGGGCGTGTGCTGA
- a CDS encoding quaternary amine ABC transporter ATP-binding protein translates to MNNATVSKIEVKNVFKIFGNRSADALNMIRQNKTKDQVLAETGCVVGVNDLSLSIGTGEIFVIMGLSGSGKSTLVRHFNRLIDPTSGAILVDGVDILQYDMDALREFRRHKISMVFQSFGLLPHKTVQENVAYGLKVRGESKEVCAERALHWINTVGLKGYEAKYPHQLSGGMRQRVGLARALAADTDIILMDEAFSALDPLIRAEMQDQLLELQKTLHKTIVFITHDLDEAVRIGNRIAILKDGRLIQVGTPKEILHSPADEYVDRFVQRRAAVV, encoded by the coding sequence ATGAACAACGCAACCGTGAGCAAGATCGAAGTCAAGAATGTCTTCAAGATTTTCGGCAACCGTTCGGCCGACGCGCTGAACATGATTCGCCAGAACAAGACCAAAGACCAGGTGCTGGCCGAGACCGGCTGCGTGGTCGGGGTCAACGACCTGTCGCTGAGCATCGGCACCGGCGAGATCTTCGTGATCATGGGCCTGTCCGGTTCCGGCAAGTCGACCCTGGTGCGCCACTTCAACCGCCTGATCGACCCGACCAGCGGCGCGATCCTGGTGGACGGCGTGGACATCCTGCAATACGACATGGATGCCCTGCGCGAATTTCGCCGGCACAAGATCAGCATGGTGTTCCAGAGCTTCGGCCTGCTGCCGCACAAGACCGTGCAGGAAAACGTCGCCTACGGTCTCAAGGTGCGTGGCGAGAGCAAGGAAGTCTGCGCCGAGCGCGCGCTGCACTGGATCAATACCGTGGGCCTCAAGGGCTACGAGGCCAAGTACCCGCACCAGTTGTCCGGCGGCATGCGCCAGCGCGTCGGCCTGGCCCGCGCCCTGGCGGCGGACACCGACATCATCCTGATGGACGAGGCCTTCAGTGCTCTCGACCCGCTGATCCGCGCCGAGATGCAGGACCAGTTGCTGGAGCTGCAAAAGACCCTGCACAAGACCATCGTCTTCATTACCCACGACCTCGACGAGGCCGTGCGCATCGGCAACCGCATCGCGATCCTCAAGGATGGCCGGCTGATCCAGGTCGGCACGCCGAAAGAGATCCTGCATTCGCCGGCGGACGAGTATGTCGACCGTTTCGTGCAGCGGCGCGCGGCGGTGGTTTAA
- a CDS encoding amino acid permease: MQQQAQGLKRGLSARHIRFMALGSAIGTGLFYGSASAIQMAGPAVLLAYLIGGAAVFMVMRALGEMAVHNPVSGSFGHYASNYLGPLPGFILGWTYAFEMIIVCLADVTAFGIYMGFWFPDVARWVWVLGIVFLIGGLNLCNVKVFGEMEFWLSLLKVGAIVAMILAGFGIMLFGIGSASSEQATGVANLWAHGGFMPNGIGGLIASFAVVMFAFGGIEIIGITAGEAKDPQRVIPKAINAVPMRILLFYVLTLFVLMAIYPWPQIGSQGSPFVQIFDNLGIGSAATILNIVVISAAVSAINSDIFGAGRMMYGLAQQGQAPKGFAQLSKHGVPWMTVVVMGAALLGGVLLNYLIPENVFLLIASIATFATVWVWLMILVTQVAMRRSMSAEQVAQLKFPVPFWPWAPAAAIVFMLFVFGVLGYFPQTQAALAVGAVWIVLLVIAYLLWVKPAAGQAVQVHRDPSLSHR, translated from the coding sequence ATGCAACAGCAAGCTCAAGGATTGAAACGCGGGCTGTCCGCCCGACATATTCGCTTCATGGCGCTGGGGTCGGCGATCGGCACCGGGCTGTTCTATGGTTCTGCCTCGGCCATCCAGATGGCCGGTCCCGCGGTCCTCCTGGCCTACCTGATCGGTGGCGCCGCGGTGTTCATGGTGATGCGCGCACTGGGCGAGATGGCCGTGCACAACCCGGTGTCCGGCTCGTTCGGCCACTACGCCAGCAATTACCTGGGGCCATTGCCGGGTTTTATCCTCGGCTGGACCTATGCCTTTGAAATGATCATCGTCTGCCTGGCCGACGTCACGGCCTTCGGCATTTACATGGGCTTCTGGTTTCCGGACGTGGCGCGCTGGGTCTGGGTGCTCGGCATCGTGTTCCTGATCGGCGGCCTCAACCTGTGCAACGTCAAGGTCTTCGGCGAGATGGAGTTCTGGCTGTCGCTGCTGAAAGTCGGCGCGATTGTCGCGATGATCCTCGCCGGCTTCGGCATCATGCTGTTCGGCATCGGTTCGGCCAGCAGCGAGCAGGCCACCGGGGTGGCCAACCTCTGGGCCCATGGCGGTTTCATGCCCAACGGCATCGGCGGCCTGATCGCCTCGTTCGCGGTGGTGATGTTCGCCTTTGGCGGCATCGAGATCATCGGTATCACCGCCGGTGAAGCCAAGGACCCGCAGCGGGTCATCCCCAAGGCGATCAACGCGGTGCCGATGCGCATCCTGCTGTTCTATGTGCTGACCCTGTTCGTGCTGATGGCCATCTATCCATGGCCGCAGATCGGCAGCCAGGGCAGCCCGTTCGTGCAGATCTTCGACAACCTGGGCATCGGCTCGGCGGCGACCATCCTCAATATCGTGGTGATCTCGGCGGCGGTATCGGCGATCAACAGCGACATCTTCGGCGCCGGGCGCATGATGTACGGCCTGGCCCAGCAAGGGCAGGCGCCCAAGGGCTTTGCCCAGCTGTCGAAACACGGCGTGCCGTGGATGACTGTGGTGGTCATGGGTGCCGCGCTGCTGGGCGGTGTGCTGCTGAACTACCTGATTCCGGAAAACGTGTTCTTGCTGATTGCCTCGATCGCCACCTTCGCCACGGTCTGGGTCTGGCTGATGATCCTGGTCACCCAGGTGGCCATGCGTCGTTCGATGAGCGCCGAGCAGGTCGCCCAACTGAAATTCCCGGTGCCGTTCTGGCCCTGGGCGCCGGCAGCCGCCATCGTGTTCATGCTGTTCGTCTTCGGCGTGCTGGGTTACTTCCCGCAAACCCAGGCCGCGCTGGCGGTGGGCGCGGTGTGGATCGTGCTGCTGGTGATCGCTTATCTGTTGTGGGTCAAGCCGGCCGCCGGTCAGGCGGTCCAGGTACACCGCGACCCTTCTTTGTCCCATCGATAA
- a CDS encoding ABC transporter permease, with the protein MFPESFTFSIADWVNGWVDSLVTNYGDVFRHISDTLLWAIVNLEGLLRLAPWWLMLAIVGGIAWHSTRKLVTTAVIVGLLFLVGAVGLWDKLMQTLALMLVATFISVLIGIPLGILSARSNRLRSVLMPLLDIMQTMPSFVYLIPVLMLFGLGKVPAIFATVIYAAPPLIRLTDLGIRQVDGEVMEAINAFGANRWQQLFGVQLPLALPSIMAGINQTTMMALSMVVIASMIGARGLGEDVLVGIQTLNVGRGLEAGLAIVILAVVIDRITQAYGRPRHEVSK; encoded by the coding sequence ATGTTTCCTGAAAGCTTCACGTTTTCCATCGCCGACTGGGTCAACGGTTGGGTCGATTCGCTGGTAACCAACTACGGCGATGTGTTCCGCCACATCTCCGACACCCTGCTGTGGGCCATCGTCAACCTCGAAGGCCTGCTGCGCCTGGCGCCCTGGTGGCTGATGCTGGCGATCGTCGGCGGCATCGCCTGGCATTCGACCCGCAAGCTGGTGACCACCGCGGTGATCGTCGGCCTGCTGTTCCTGGTGGGCGCGGTCGGCCTGTGGGACAAGCTGATGCAGACCCTGGCCCTGATGCTGGTGGCGACCTTCATTTCGGTGCTGATCGGCATTCCCCTGGGCATTCTCTCGGCGCGCAGCAATCGCCTGCGTTCGGTGCTGATGCCGCTCTTGGACATAATGCAGACCATGCCGAGCTTCGTGTACCTGATCCCGGTGCTGATGCTGTTCGGCCTGGGCAAGGTGCCGGCGATCTTCGCCACCGTGATCTATGCCGCGCCGCCGTTGATCCGCCTGACCGACCTGGGCATCCGCCAGGTCGACGGCGAGGTCATGGAAGCGATCAACGCCTTCGGTGCCAACCGCTGGCAGCAACTGTTCGGCGTGCAACTGCCGCTGGCCCTGCCGAGCATCATGGCCGGGATCAACCAGACCACCATGATGGCCCTGTCGATGGTGGTAATCGCCTCGATGATCGGTGCCCGTGGCCTGGGCGAAGACGTGCTGGTGGGGATCCAGACCCTCAACGTCGGCCGTGGCCTGGAAGCCGGACTGGCGATCGTGATTCTGGCCGTGGTCATCGACCGTATTACCCAAGCCTATGGTCGTCCACGCCATGAGGTGAGCAAATGA
- the pip gene encoding prolyl aminopeptidase, which yields MQTLYPQIKPYARHDLAVDEPHVLYVDESGSPEGLPVVFIHGGPGAGCDAQSRRYFDPNLYRIITFDQRGCGRSTPHASLENNTTWDLVADLERIRLHLGIEKWVVFGGSWGSTLALAYAQTHPERVHGLILRGIFLCRPQEIKWFYQEGASRLFPDYWQDYVAPIPLDERDDLLSAFHKRLVGNDQIAQMHAAKAWSIWEGRTATLRPNPLVVDRFSEPQRALSIARIECHYFTNHAFLEPNQLIRDMGKIAHLPGVIVHGRYDVICPLDNAWELHQAWPNSELQVIRDAGHAASEPGITDALVRAANQMARRLLDLPPEEA from the coding sequence ATGCAGACTTTGTACCCGCAGATCAAACCCTATGCCCGGCACGATCTGGCTGTCGACGAACCCCATGTCCTGTATGTCGATGAAAGCGGTTCCCCGGAAGGCTTGCCGGTGGTGTTCATCCACGGTGGCCCGGGAGCCGGGTGCGATGCCCAGAGTCGCCGTTACTTCGACCCGAACCTGTACCGCATCATCACCTTCGACCAGCGCGGTTGCGGGCGCTCCACCCCGCACGCCAGCCTGGAAAACAACACCACCTGGGACCTGGTCGCCGACCTCGAGCGGATCCGCTTGCACCTGGGCATCGAGAAATGGGTGGTGTTCGGCGGCTCCTGGGGTTCGACCCTGGCCCTGGCCTATGCGCAAACCCATCCTGAGCGTGTCCATGGCCTGATTCTGCGGGGGATCTTTCTGTGCCGCCCGCAGGAAATCAAATGGTTCTACCAGGAAGGCGCCAGCCGTCTGTTCCCCGACTACTGGCAGGACTACGTGGCGCCTATCCCGCTGGACGAGCGCGACGACCTGCTCAGCGCCTTCCACAAGCGTCTCGTCGGCAACGACCAGATCGCCCAGATGCATGCGGCCAAGGCCTGGTCGATCTGGGAAGGGCGCACCGCGACCCTGCGGCCGAACCCGCTGGTGGTCGATCGTTTCTCCGAGCCGCAGCGCGCGCTGTCGATCGCCCGGATCGAATGCCACTACTTCACCAACCATGCGTTCCTCGAGCCGAACCAGCTGATTCGCGACATGGGCAAGATTGCCCACCTGCCGGGCGTGATCGTGCACGGTCGCTACGACGTGATCTGCCCGCTGGACAATGCCTGGGAACTGCACCAGGCCTGGCCGAACAGCGAATTGCAGGTGATCCGCGATGCCGGTCACGCAGCGTCCGAACCGGGCATCACCGATGCCCTGGTGCGCGCCGCTAATCAGATGGCCCGGCGCCTGCTCGACCTGCCGCCCGAAGAAGCATGA
- the dtd gene encoding D-aminoacyl-tRNA deacylase: MKGLLQRVRGARVEVAGEIVGAVDQGLLVLVAVEPEDTRASADKLLHKLLNYRVFSDAEGKMNLSLADVDGGLLLVSQFTLAADTKNGLRPSFSTAAPPLLGEELFDYLLCKAQQLHGKVASGRFGADMQVHLVNDGPVTFLLQT, encoded by the coding sequence ATGAAGGGGCTGTTGCAGCGCGTGCGCGGCGCGCGGGTCGAAGTGGCGGGGGAAATCGTCGGTGCGGTGGATCAGGGCTTGCTGGTGCTGGTAGCGGTGGAGCCCGAGGACACCCGGGCCAGTGCCGACAAACTGCTGCACAAGTTGCTTAACTATCGGGTATTCAGCGATGCCGAGGGCAAGATGAACCTGTCCCTGGCCGATGTGGACGGCGGTTTGCTGCTGGTCTCGCAGTTCACCCTGGCCGCGGACACCAAGAACGGCCTGCGCCCGAGCTTTTCCACGGCGGCGCCGCCGCTCCTCGGCGAAGAACTTTTTGACTATCTGCTATGCAAGGCGCAACAGTTGCATGGCAAAGTAGCATCAGGGCGCTTCGGGGCGGATATGCAGGTCCATCTGGTCAATGATGGCCCGGTAACCTTCCTGTTACAGACCTGA
- the hutH gene encoding histidine ammonia-lyase, producing MTALNLIPGQLTLAQLRAVYQQPVTLSLDDSASKQIDASVACVEQILAENRTAYGINTGFGLLASTRIASADLENLQRSLVLSHAAGVGEPISDALVRLIMVLKVNSLSRGFSGIRRQVIDALIALVNAEVYPHIPLKGSVGASGDLAPLAHMSLVLLGEGKARYKGQWLNATEALSVAGLKPLTLAAKEGLALLNGTQVSTAFALRGLFEGEDLFAGALACGGLTVEAVLGSRSPFDARIHAARGQKGQIDAAAAYRDLLGDSSEVSKSHQNCDKVQDPYSLRCQPQVMGACLTQFRQAAEVLVIEANAVSDNPLVFAAEGDVISGGNFHAEPVAMAADNMALAIAEIGSLSERRISLMMDKHMSQLPPFLVANGGVNSGFMIAQVTAAALASENKALSHPHSVDSLPTSANQEDHVSMAPAAGKRLWEMAENTRGILAVEWLAACQGLDLRDGLKTSTKLEKARATLRSKVPFYEKDRFFAPDINAASELLASRCLNELLPAKLLPSL from the coding sequence GTGACTGCGCTAAATCTGATTCCCGGCCAACTGACCCTGGCCCAGCTGCGTGCCGTCTACCAACAGCCGGTAACCCTCAGCCTCGATGACAGTGCATCGAAGCAGATCGACGCCAGCGTCGCCTGCGTCGAGCAGATCCTCGCCGAGAACCGCACCGCCTACGGCATCAACACCGGTTTCGGCCTGCTGGCCTCGACCCGTATCGCCAGCGCAGACCTGGAAAACCTCCAGCGCTCCCTGGTGCTGTCCCATGCCGCCGGTGTCGGCGAGCCGATCAGCGACGCCTTGGTGCGCCTGATCATGGTGCTCAAGGTCAACAGCCTGAGCCGTGGTTTTTCCGGTATCCGCCGCCAGGTGATCGACGCGCTGATCGCCCTGGTCAACGCCGAGGTCTATCCGCATATCCCGCTCAAGGGCTCGGTGGGCGCTTCCGGCGACCTCGCGCCGCTGGCGCACATGTCCCTGGTGCTGCTGGGTGAAGGCAAGGCCCGTTACAAAGGCCAATGGCTGAACGCCACCGAAGCCCTGAGCGTGGCCGGCCTCAAGCCGCTGACCCTGGCGGCCAAGGAAGGCCTGGCGCTGCTCAACGGCACCCAGGTGTCCACCGCTTTTGCCCTGCGCGGCCTGTTCGAAGGCGAAGACCTGTTCGCCGGCGCCCTGGCCTGTGGCGGCCTGACCGTCGAGGCAGTGCTGGGCTCGCGTTCGCCGTTCGATGCGCGGATTCATGCCGCCCGTGGCCAGAAAGGCCAGATCGATGCCGCCGCGGCTTACCGCGACCTGCTGGGCGACAGCAGCGAAGTCTCCAAGTCGCACCAGAACTGCGACAAGGTGCAGGACCCGTACTCCCTGCGCTGCCAGCCACAGGTCATGGGCGCCTGCCTGACCCAGTTCCGCCAGGCCGCCGAGGTGCTGGTGATCGAAGCCAACGCCGTGTCGGATAACCCGCTGGTGTTCGCCGCCGAGGGCGACGTGATCTCCGGTGGCAACTTCCACGCCGAGCCGGTGGCCATGGCCGCCGACAACATGGCCCTGGCCATCGCCGAAATCGGTTCCCTGAGCGAACGCCGCATCTCGCTGATGATGGACAAGCATATGTCCCAACTGCCGCCGTTCCTGGTGGCCAATGGCGGGGTCAACTCCGGCTTCATGATCGCCCAGGTGACCGCCGCGGCCCTGGCCAGCGAAAACAAGGCGCTGTCCCATCCGCACTCGGTGGACAGCCTGCCGACTTCCGCCAACCAGGAAGACCATGTTTCCATGGCGCCCGCCGCTGGCAAGCGCCTGTGGGAAATGGCCGAAAACACCCGTGGCATCCTCGCCGTGGAATGGCTGGCGGCCTGCCAGGGCCTGGACCTGCGTGACGGCCTGAAGACCTCGACCAAGCTGGAAAAGGCCCGCGCTACCCTGCGTAGCAAAGTGCCGTTCTACGAGAAGGACCGCTTCTTCGCCCCGGACATCAACGCCGCGAGCGAACTGCTGGCGTCCCGTTGCCTGAATGAGCTGCTGCCGGCCAAGTTGCTGCCGAGCCTGTAA
- the hutI gene encoding imidazolonepropionase yields the protein MKTLWQHCHVASMAQGAYSIIEDAAIVTSGALIEWIGPRDQVPAGDYAERHDLAGAWVTPGLIDCHTHTVFGGNRSGEFEQRLQGVSYAEIAAAGGGIASTVRATRAASEDELFDSARKRLKSLLRDGVTSVEIKSGYGLDLASERKILRVIRRLGAELPVSVRSTCLAAHALPPEYAERADDYIEHICSEMLPALAAEGLVDAVDAFCEYLAFSPEQVERVFVAAQKLGLPVKLHAEQLSSLHGSSLAARYHALSADHLEFMTEEDAIAMAKAGTAAVLLPGAFYFLRETQLPPMDALRKHGVKIAVASDLNPGTSPALSLRLMLNMACTCLRMTPEEALAGVTLYAATALGMEQTHGSLEAGKVADFVAWQIDRPADLAYWLGGDLEKRVVRHGVEVDL from the coding sequence ATGAAAACTCTCTGGCAACACTGCCACGTCGCAAGCATGGCGCAAGGCGCTTACTCGATCATCGAGGATGCCGCCATCGTGACGTCAGGAGCGCTCATAGAGTGGATCGGCCCGCGCGACCAGGTTCCGGCCGGCGACTATGCCGAGCGGCATGACCTGGCGGGGGCCTGGGTCACCCCGGGCCTGATCGACTGCCACACCCACACGGTGTTCGGCGGCAACCGCAGCGGCGAATTCGAGCAACGCCTGCAAGGGGTGAGCTACGCCGAAATCGCCGCCGCCGGTGGTGGTATCGCCAGCACCGTGCGGGCCACCCGCGCGGCGAGCGAGGACGAACTGTTCGACAGCGCCCGCAAGCGCTTGAAAAGCCTGCTGCGCGACGGCGTGACCAGCGTCGAGATCAAGTCCGGCTACGGCCTGGACCTGGCCAGCGAACGCAAGATCCTGCGGGTGATCCGGCGCCTGGGCGCCGAGCTGCCGGTCAGCGTGCGCAGCACCTGCCTGGCGGCCCACGCCTTGCCGCCGGAATACGCCGAGCGTGCGGACGACTACATCGAGCACATCTGCAGCGAGATGCTCCCGGCCTTGGCCGCCGAGGGTCTGGTGGACGCGGTGGATGCGTTCTGTGAATACCTGGCGTTCTCGCCGGAGCAGGTGGAGCGGGTGTTCGTTGCCGCGCAGAAGCTCGGCCTGCCGGTGAAGCTGCACGCCGAGCAGCTGTCGTCGCTGCATGGTTCCAGCCTGGCGGCGCGTTATCACGCGCTGTCGGCCGACCACCTGGAGTTCATGACCGAGGAGGACGCCATCGCCATGGCCAAGGCCGGCACCGCCGCCGTGCTGTTGCCGGGCGCCTTCTATTTCCTGCGCGAAACCCAACTGCCGCCGATGGACGCGCTGCGCAAGCACGGGGTGAAGATCGCCGTGGCCAGTGACCTCAATCCCGGCACCTCGCCGGCGCTGTCCCTGCGCCTGATGCTGAACATGGCCTGCACCTGTTTGCGCATGACCCCGGAAGAGGCCCTGGCCGGCGTGACCCTGTACGCGGCCACCGCGCTGGGCATGGAACAGACCCACGGTTCGCTGGAGGCCGGCAAGGTGGCGGACTTCGTCGCCTGGCAGATCGATCGTCCCGCCGACCTGGCCTACTGGCTGGGCGGCGACCTGGAAAAACGCGTCGTGCGCCACGGCGTTGAAGTGGATTTATAG